The genomic region AGCCTCGGCTGGGTGAATTACCGCCTGGGTAACCTGGACGAAGCCGAACGCTTGCTGCGCCAGGCGCTGGAGCGCTTCCCCGACCAGGAAGTGGCCGCACACCTGGGCGAAGTGCTCTGGGCCAACGGCAAGCAGCGTGAAGCGCGACAAATCTGGGAGAAGTTCCTCAAGGAACAACCCGAAAGCCCAATCCTGCGCAGTACCATCAAGCGCCTGACCGGATCCGAGACCCTTTAATTTTATGTTTTTGCGCCACGTCATCGTATTCAGCTTTATCGCCCTGCTCGCCGGCTGTTCCGGCCTCGGCACCCGTGAATCTGTCGAAGGCCCGGGCAACCCGGCGCAATGGCAGCAGCACAAGGATCAACTGAGCAGCCTTGACGGCTGGCAGATCGAGGGCAAGGTCGGCATTCGCGCTCCGAAAGATTCAGGCAGCGGCACCTTGTTCTGGCTGCAACGCCAGGACTATTACGACATTCGCCTGTCCGGCCCGCTGGGTCGCGGCGCGGCACGCCTGACCGGCCGACCGGGGCAAGTCAGCCTGGAAGTGGCCAATCAGGGCCGCTTTGAGGCGCCGACGCCGGAAGCCCTGCTGGAAGAACAGATGGGCTGGAAACTCCCCGTATCGCACCTGGTGTGGTGGGTACGCGGTCTTCCGGCG from Pseudomonas yamanorum harbors:
- the lolB gene encoding lipoprotein insertase outer membrane protein LolB, translated to MFLRHVIVFSFIALLAGCSGLGTRESVEGPGNPAQWQQHKDQLSSLDGWQIEGKVGIRAPKDSGSGTLFWLQRQDYYDIRLSGPLGRGAARLTGRPGQVSLEVANQGRFEAPTPEALLEEQMGWKLPVSHLVWWVRGLPAPDSKSRLSLNGDSRLASLEQDGWQVEYLSYVQQNGYWLPERIKLHGTDLDVTLVIKDWQPRKLGQ